TGCGCTGGCAGCGATTCGGCTGCGGCGGGCCGCGCCGAGGGACCGCGATTCGCTGGGCGCCCGGCTCAGCCGCTTCGTCAAGCGGCACCCTTTCGGGGCGGCGGCGAGCGGCATCGGCGTCCTGTGGTTGCCCTATTGGGTGGTGTTTTTCCCGGGCACGTACGCGTTTGACGGGTTTCGGCAGTTGAACGAGTTCCTTGGCTACCTGGACCGGACCACGCACCACCCGTATATGGCGACCACGCTGATGGGCGGGCTGTTCTCGGCCGGCAAGGTGTTCGGCGTCAATGGGGCGCTTTTTGTGTACACGGTGGTGCAAGGCGCGCTCGCCTGCCTGGTGTTCGCCTTGACCTGTTCGACCGCCTTCCGGGTCGCGTCCGCCTCGGGGCGGGGGCGGGTGCCCCTCGCGGCCTGGGGTGCGGCGCTGGCGTTCTTCGCGCTGGTGCCGGTGTTCCCCATAGGCGCCACCGTTGTGTACAAGGATTACCCCTACACCCTCAGCGTGCTGGTGCTGGTGAACGTGCTGGTCAGGGCTGCGGTCAGCCGCCGCGTGGACATAGCGGGGGCCGCGCTGTTCGCGGTCGGGGCGTTTGGGGCGGCAGCGTTCCGGAACGACGGGATAGTGATCGTGGTGGCCTGCGCGGCTTGCCTGGTGGTGCTGCTGCGGCGTCAGCGAGTGCGGATCGTGGTCGCAGCTGGAACCGTGGTTGGAGCTCTAGCGCTGGCAAACGCGGTGGTGTTCCCCGCCCTGGGCGTGGCCAAGTACTCCAACGCTGAGATGCTGAGCGTGCCGCTGCAGCAGACGGCGCGGTACTTGAAGGTCCACGGGGACGAGGTCACCCCCGCCCAGTGGGCGGTGCTGCAGTCGCTCCTGAAGGACGGCAAGCGGGCCGAGGACCTCGCCGGGGCGTACAACCCGACCCTGTCAGATCCGGTCAAGAACCGGTTCAAGTCCTTCGATTCCGAGGCGCTGAAGCGCTACGGGGGAGTTTGGCTTGAAATGCTCGCGCGCCATCCGGGCACCTACGCCGAGGCGACGGTCGGGAACACCTACGGCTATTTCTGGCCCACCACCAAGGCCAACGTTCCGCCCATCCAATACCCGGACCTGATTCACTTCCGGACCGGTTACTGGGACGCCACCAAAACGCAGCTGACCAGGCCGGATGCGGGGCTTGACCCCAATTACCCCGCCGCGCTGGGACCCGCGCGGGAAGCCGCCGTGAAAGGCGCGAAGGCGCTGGCGACCGCGCCGGTCTTGGGCCTGGTGCTCGCGCCCGCCTCCTACTTTTGGGTTCTCCTGACCGCTGCGGCTTTGCTGATCCGCCGCCGCCGCCGCTGGCGGGCGCTGACGCCGTTCGTCCCGGCCGCGCTGGTGTTCCTGGTCTGCCTGGCCTCGCCGGTCAACAGCAACCTGCGGTACGCGTTCCCTTACGTGGTTACGGTGCCGCTGCTGGTGGTATACACGCTGTGGGCGCTGGGCGGCCCCAGCCCAGGCCGGCCCTTGGCGTCCGAATGACCCTACTCAATAGGCGGGGAGGACACTCAATAGGCGGGGAGGACGGTGCGCTGGATGCGCATGAACTCGCCCAGTGCTCCCCGGCCATCCACCGGGAGCGCGAGCCCGGTGTTGACGGCCACCAGGCCGCGGCTCAGCCGGGCGCCGATCCGTTCGGCGTTCCTGGTGCCCTCGCTCATCACGTAGGCCGCCGTGCCATAGGGGGATGCGTTCGCCCAGGTCAGCACGTCCTCTAGGTCGTCATAGGGCACTATGGCGGACACCGGGCCGGTCAAGTCGTCGACCGCTGGCAGGGGGCCTCCGGGCAATTCCCCCAGCACCGTCGGTTGGAAGAAGAAGCCCGGGCCGGACGCCGCCTCACCGCCCGTCAACACGGTCGCGCCGGCTTTGACTGCGGCGTTCACCTGCGCCAGCGCTTGGTCGCGGAGTTGCGCGTTGAGCAGCGGGCCGACCTGGGCGGCGGTGGTGGAAGGATCGCCCACAACCAGATCGCCGAAACGCGCGGCCAGTTGTTCGGCGAACGCGGCGGCCTGCGATCGGTGCACATATACGCGGTGCGCGCAGTTAGCCGCCTGTCCGTTGAAATGGGTGGCGGCGCTGACGGCCGCGTCCACCGCGGTGTCCATGTCCGCGTCCTCCATCACGATGAACGGCGCGGGGCCCGCCAATTCAAGCGAGATGCTCGGCGCGCCGTTCGCCGCCAGCGGCAGCAGGCCCCTGGCCGTGGCCAGGTCGCCGGTGTAGGAAAGCTTGCGCAGCCGCGAGTCGCCCAGCACCGGCTCGATCACCGAGGGGGCGTTGACGCACGGGATCACGTTGAACGCTCCTTCCGGGAGGCCGGCCTCCACAAGCATGTTGGCGAAGGCCATAACCGCCAGCGGCGTCAGTGCCGCCGGCTTGAGGATCACCGTGCAGCCCGCCGCGAGCGCGGGCGCGGCCTTGCGGGCGGCGGTCGCCAGCGGCTCCTCGTTCGGCAGCACAATTGCGGTCGGGCCGATGGGACGTGGAACCCAGTGCACACGGAAGGTGGCCGTTGGAATTTGGGAATCTGAGGAAAGGGCGGGGGGCCAGGGCGCGGGGACGGCGGCCTCGGCCGGGGCCGCCAAGCCAAGCGGGCCGCCCAGGCCGGGGCGGGTGGCCAAGCGCGCCCGCCCGCGACGGCCGCGGCCCCAGGGGTGACCCGTCCGCCCCGACAAGCGGGCGGTCGCGGCGATGGCCAGGCGGACCGCTTCGGCGGCGGCCAGGACCTCGGTTTGGGCGCGTTCGGGCGGGATGCCGGCGTTGCGGGCCAACAGGGAGGCGACCTCGCCGTTGCGGCGGATAAACGCGTCCAACGCGTCCGTCAGAATGCGGCCGCGGTGCTCGGCTGTGGTGTTGGACCAGGCGGGGAACGCCTCGGCGGCGGCGTCGAGGGCGTCCACCGCGTCGGCGGGTGTGGTCGAGGCGAGTTCCGCTAGCGGCTGGCCCGTCGCCGGGTCCGCCACCGTGTAGGTGGAGCCATTGGCGGCGGCGCGCCACTCGCCCCTGATGAAAAGCTGGTCCGGGGCAAGGTGCAGCGTGGTGGTCTGATCGGTCATGTGGCTCTCCCGTGTTCAGGCGGCGGCAGCCTGCGTCCGCCGCGACCAGCCATGCTGGCACGACCCGCGCCGCGCGGCCCGCCCGCGACGGCGAATCCCACACTGCGGGCGCGGCAGGACGCGGTTGGGCCGCGAAGTGCGACTGAAATGACGATCGTGATCCGCTGGTGGATCACGAAGGGCTTGGAGGTTGCGTTTGGGGCTTGGATCTGGTCGATTGGGCCGCCAAGCGCGACTGAAATCACGATCGTGATCCAGCGGTGGATCACGATGGGCTTGGAGGTTGCGTTTGGGGCATGGAGCCCGTCCGTTGAGGGGCCAAGTGCGACTGAGATCACGATCGTGATCCGCTGGTGGATCACGAAGGGCTTGGAGGTTGCGTTTGGGGCCGGGGGCCGCGCTGTGGGGTGCGTGCCTCGGCCAGGAGCACCGGCGGCACAGTCACTGGGGATCAGGAGCCAGGCCCGCGAGGAGTGGGCAGCCAAGACCCGGCGCTCGACGGTTTCAGTTGGGTGGAACCCGGCCCGAGATGTGCAGGTTGCCCGATTGGTCCATCCAGGCCAGGTCGTTCAAAGTCACGGTCCTGCCGCCGCGGAGCTCATCCGGCGCGGCCAGCAGCGACTGGGCCCTCACCCGCCCGGTTTGCCCCACAGGCAGGGGCTTCCCGTCCTCGCCGACCACCTCAACGCGCGCTCCCACGCAGGGCCGCCCCACGTTCGTGGGGTCAAGGGCCAGGTCGGCGCCAACGGCGACGGTCAGCGTGCCGGTTTCGGTGGACCCGTAGTAGTTGACCAGGACACGCCCCCAACGGCGCTGAATGGTGGCCGCCGTGGCAGCGTCCATCGGGTCCCCGCCGGTGACCACCACGTTGACCCGCTCCCCAACCGCGTCCGGGGCACCCGGAGTGTTCAAATACGCCGCCAGGAAACCCAACTGCGCGGGCACCGCCGCGACCACAGAAATTCCATAGCGGCGGATCGCATTCAGCGCGGCCTGGCTCTTGGCCTGGGCGCGCGCAGCTCGTGCCGCCGCAGCTGAGTCCGGCTCCGCCAAGCCGGGCCCCACAATGCCCGGCCCCACCAAACCGGCTCCGGCCAGGCCGGGCCCCACCAGGCCGGGTCCCACCAAACTGGGTCCCGCCAGGCCGGATCCCAAAGAGTCTCGCCCCAAAGAGTTCCGCCCCGCCAAGTCCGAGGCGTCTGCGGGCGCGGGTCGCCCTGCCCGCGCCGAACACGGGCCGCCCTTCTCCGCCGCGTCCTGCCCCCTGCTCGTCAGCTCTGCGGCCAACGCGGACTGTAGCACCATTGGCGAGCCGCTGATCAGGCATAACGCGGCCATGGCCAGGCCGTAGCCGTGGCACAACGGCGGCCAAACCAGCGTGGGACGCCCCGCCCGGACGCCAGTCGCTCCGGCGAGCGCCAGCCCCGCCAGCGCCCGTGCCGCCCGGTCCGCGACGTTCACCGCCTTCGGCGCGCCCGTGGTGCCGGAGGTCAGCAGCGCCAGCCGCCCGCCCCGCCTCCTCCCAACTCGGGCTTCGCCCGTCCCCCGGTTCGGCGGTTCAGCTCCCAAACTGGCCAACCGTGCCGCCAGACCGCCCTCTCCGTGTGCGGGTGCCCGAAACGCGACTCCCGGCCGCGCCGCCTGGGGCGGTTCGCGCCCACCTGCGCGTTCCCATTCGCGCAAGGTGGCCGTGGACACGCTGGCTCCGGACCCCGGCGACCAGCGCCCAGCCAGGTCCGGCGAGTGAATCAGCAGGTCGACGCCCCTGGCTTCGAGCGGGCGCAACTGGTCCGCCAAGTCGCCGCGGGGGTCGAGCACCGCCAGGTGGGCGCCCACACGTGTCGCGGCCGCCATCGCCACCAGAAACTCCCGGTCGTCCCAGCAGGCCAGCGCCACCCGCCCGCCCCGGCGGACCAATCCCCGGCGCACGATGCCGTTCGCCCACCCGCCAGCCATCCCGTCCAGTTCGCGGTAGGTGGCCGGTCCGCGGTCGTCAATCAGGGCCACGCGATCTCCCCAGGCGTGAGCGCCACCCGCCAACGCCCCGGCGATCGTCAAGCCGTCGCGCGGCAGCGCCGCGAACAAGAAACGTGCCAGTCCGAACGGGTCCCGAACCAGGCCCAGGGCGCCGAGCCCCGCCGCCAATTGCGCGGCGGCGTCAACAGCCGCCGGCCGGGTGTCAGAAATCGTGGTTCGCCCGGGGCGGGCTGCCCGGAATGCCGAAACGGAAACGGGGACGGTACCTGTTTTTTGCGAAGGCTGTGTCAACACGGGTGGCGGTCCGGTTCGCGGCGTGGACGGGTACTGGTCCGCCAAAACGGGGCCGCCCCCATCTCGAAACGGGGACGGTACCTGTTTTCGGGAGGGCCGTGTCGCTCCGGGCTGCGGTCCGGTTCGCGCCGTGAACGGGTCCTGGCCTGCGCGAACAGGGGCCTCCCCATCTTGAAACGGGGACGGTACCTGTTTTCGGGAGGGCTGTGTTGCCCCGGGCGGCGGTCGGGTTTGGGGTGTGAAGGGGCCCTGGCCCGTGCGAACAGGTTCGTCCCCGTCTCGAGCGGCGGTCATGGGCGGAGGCCCGCCTTGAGCGCGGCCGTCCAGAGCGCATCGGCGGTGCGGGGGGCCACGTGGGCGGCAACGGCCGCGGCGGCTGCCCACCAGGGGCGGGACAGTCGGGGGCGGCGGGCGATGGCGCGGCAGACGGCATCTGCGGCTTGGGCGACTGTCAATTCAGGCACCGAGTAGCGGCCGGCGGTGGGGGCGCTCATGGCGGTGGCGACCCGGGGGAGGTGGACGGACGTGACCGCGACCCCGGCGGCCCGGAGTTCGGGGGCGGCGCTGGCCAGCCACGCCTGGAACGCAGCCTTGGACGCGGTGTAGGCCGACCAGCCCGGTGTCGGCACGTCGACCTGGGCGGTGGAGACGTCGACTATGTGCCCGGACCCGCGCCGCGCCATCTGGTCCGCGAATGGTAGGAGCAGGGCGACGGGGCCAAGGAAATTGATTCTGGCCAGCCGGTCCACGTCGTGGAAACGGGCCGCGTACTCCGGCAGATAGCGGTGGATTGAGTGGCCGGCGCAGGAAACCACCAGTTGCGGCGGGCCGAAGAACTCGATGATTTCCTCGGCGAGCGCGTTTGCGGCGTTGGCTTCGCGGAGATCGACCGTCCGGGGCTCCAGGCGGCGGCCGTGCCGGGCCGCCGCGGCGGCGAGTTCGGCGAGCGGTTCGGCGCTTCGCGCCACCCCGATCACGTGCGAGCCGAGCGCGGCAAGGCGTTTGGCGACCTCGCGCCCAATTCCCCGCGAGGCGCCGGTGACCACCACCGTTCGCCCCACCACCCAGGGTTGAACCCGGTCGGGTCCGCCGCCCCCGAGGGGCACGCCGAGCAAGGCCGGGGCAAAGCGGTTGGCCGTGCCGCGGGCTGGGACGCCAGGGCTCATGGGCGACTCCTTCCGGTGCCGGGGGCTGGAGCCGCCTGCGGGCGGCTCTTTGGGAAGCGTAGCCCCGCCGCCAGTCGGGAAACAGGCCCGTGCGGAAAACGATAGGCAGACCGTTACGAAGGGACTGCGCCTGGGCTCTTGTGCGAATGCGTTCCCCGTGTCAATGCGCTCCCGGTGCGGCGCGGATGCGGGCGGCGGGTTGGCTGGGTTGGCGGGGCGAGGCGGCTGGCCGGGCGGTGTCGGCTGGTTGGTGTCCAGCCGGGGTGGGGCGGGCTGCCGTGGCTGGGGCGGCGTTTGCCGGTTGGGGTCAGGTCCTGGCGGGGCGAGGCGGCTGGCCGGGCGGTGTCGGCTGGTTGGTGTCCAGCCGGGGCGCGGCGGGCGGCTGTGGCCGGGGTCAGGTCCTGGCGGGGGGACGGGTTGCCTTGCCCATGAAATCGGCCGCATCCACGATGACGCGGGTGTGTCGGCCGTCGGCGATCACGCGCGCGTCGTCTTGGGCCGCGACGGCGAACTCGAGTCGGTTGCCGAGAACCAACTCGAGGGTCGCCGTGGCGGTGACGACCGCGCCGATCGGGCTGGGCGCTTTGTGCGCCACCTGGATGGCGGTGCCGACCGACGTCTGGCCGGGATTCAACTTGTCCTGGAGGCAGGCGCAGGCCGCCTCTTCCATCAGCGCTATGAGCATGGGGGTGGCAAAGACCTCAAGGGTTCCGCTCCGCGCCGCCTTGGCGGTGTTCGTCTGGTTGACGGTTGTGGTGGCGGCGGCGGTCAGCCCAAGGGTGACGGCCGAGTCGACCAGGCCGCCTTGCGCGCCGAGCACGGCCGCCACGATGTGTTTGCACAACAGGTCCCCACGGTTTCCAACACCGCATTGGCACCAGTGACGGCTGAGGTCGGCACCGCCTTTCCGGAACTGGATGCGTGTCAGCAGCACGGTCCCGCGGTCGCGGACGGCCACGGTGACGCCCTTGTCGTCCTGGTCGGATCGTTGGACATCCGCCACAGCGTCCGACTTGTAGAGCTTTATCCCGCTGCGGATGGCGTTGACCTCATGGCTCCGGCTCTCCAGAGTGGCCAAGGTCACGGCCGCGCCAATGGGCAAGTCCACCTGCGTCACAGCTCGATCTTAACGTTCGCCGGGCGGCGGCCGGTTGGCCGCCGGGTCACCGAAGAGCCCAGTGTGACAGGGCTGGCGTTCCGGGGGCGCGGACCCCCTGCGACAGCGGCGTGCCGGCGTACATGATGTCGGCGAGGCGTTGCCATTCGGCCACCGCGTCCAGTTCCGGGTCGCGGATCCACCGCATTCTCAGCCCGTCGAGCACGGTGTAGAACGCCTCGGCCGCCCAGACCGGGTCCGGGTGGTCGTCGCCGATCAGCTTGGCCACCGCGTTGATCGCGGTGTCGTGCCGTTTGAGAAGGTAGCCGCGGGCGACATGGCCGTGGTCTGTGGATTCCGCGCTGAGGTGGACGTAGAGCTGAATGCACACCGGGCTGCTCCACACGTCCCGGACCACCTGGTCGAGGCACAGCCGGGTCCCCAGGCCGTTGTTGGCCAACAACGAAACCCTTCTGCGCAGCACTTGGGTGTAGTGGTCGAGGACGGCCTCAAGGAGCGATGTGGTCGACGGGAAATAATGCATGACCCCGGGCGCTGTCATGCCGCAGCGGTCTGCGATCGCCTTGAAAGTGAGAGCCCGGTAGCCGAATTCCGCGATGAACCGGCTGGCGCACTCGACGATTTGCTGACAACGGGCCTCGGGGCTCAGGCGCCTGCGGGCGCGTTCTTGTGTGCCTGGCATTGGCGGGCAGCCTCCTAACGCTGGCGTTTACGGTCTGGGCAGTTTCGCGTGGCGAGGGTCGTGAGTGACGGGTTGGCGGGAGCGCCGGCCAGCGGGGGGAAGAGAGTCCACCACCTGCGGCTCGCAGGCGGTGCGTTCGGTCGCCTCGATCAGTTTCATCCTCGGGTCGGTTGAACTACGGCCGATCCGGGGCGCGGTGAAGACCCGCCTGGCGCTCTTTGCGCAGGTGGGGCATGACGTGTTGGTTCCGCCAGCGCCCATGGGGGCGAAACGGTCGAACTTGCCGCAAGTGGAACAACGGTACGTGTAGGAAACCATGTGAGGAAAACCTTTCTTTGCGTGGGGTGGCCCGGGGCCCTGCCCAGGCCCCGGGCCGGAGTGCGGGCCGAAGGCCCAGGGGCGAAGTCAGCCAGCCGCCCCTGGGCCCCGACCCCGTTGGGGTTAGCGCGAGTAGATGGACATAGCCTTGGGCGCGCCAATGCCCGGGTTGATCTGGTGCGGCAGGCCGGGACCCGGGCGCACGTCGAATTCGAACATTTCGACGGGCAAATACACCGTCGAGCAGGAGTTCGGGATGTCGACAACGCCGGAGAGGCGACCTTCGATCGGGGCGGAGCCCAGCAGGAGGTAGCCCTGCTCGGGGCTGTAGCCGAAGGTGGTCAGGTAGTCGATGGCGTGCAGACACGCCCGCTGATACGACAGGTGCGAATCAAGGTAGCGCTGCTCGCCGTCGAGTGTCACCGACGTGCCGGAGAAGGCCAGCCAGCGCTCGAATCGGGGGTCGACCGTGCCGGGCATGAAGATGGCGTTCTCGGTCACGCCGTACTTCGCCATGCCGCCCTTGATGACGTTGAAGCTCAGGTCCACGTAGCCGCCCATCTCGATGGCGCCGCAGAACGTGATTTCGCCGTCGCCCTGAGAGAAGTGCAGGTCGCCCAGGGAAAGGTTGGCGCCGTCGACGAACACCGGGTAGAACACGCGGGTGCCCTTGGTGAAGTTCTTGATGTCTTGGTTGCCGCCGTTTTCCCGCGGCGGCGCCGTGCGGGCGCCTTCACGAGCTATCCGGTCGTATTCGGGGCCGCTCAACTTGCCGATCAAAGCGCTGTCCGGCTCTGGCGGCAAGGCCAGCGGCGGAACGCGGGTCGGGTCGGTGTCGATCAGCGCTTGCTCGCGGGCGTTCCACTTCGCCAACAGCGCGGCCGACGGGGCTGTGCCCATCAGGCCTGGGTGGATCATTCCGGCAAAGCTGACCTCCGGAATGTGGCGGGAAGTGGCGACTTGGCCTTTGAACTCCCAGATCGCCTTGTAGGCGTCCGGGAACACATCGGTCAGGAATCCGCCGCCGTTCTCTTTGGCGAACACGCCGCAATAGCCCCAGCCTTGGCCGGCCAGGGGGCCGTGGTCCTCTTGGGGAAGCGGGCCGATGTCCAGGATGTCGACAACCAACAGGTCGCCGGGCTGGGCTTCCTTGACGCGGAACGGGCCCGACAGCTTGTGGACCGAGTTCAACGGCGCGGTGAGGATGTCCTCCGCCGAGTCGTCGTTCTTCATCCAGCCGTCGAACCATTCGCGGACCTTGATGCGGACGGGGGTGTCGACAGGCACTTCGGCGACCGCCGGGATGTCTGGGTGCCACCTGTTGTGGCCGACCTTCTCTTGATCCTTGAACGGTTTGGTCGAATCAAGTTCGAAGATTACTTCTGGCATTTTGAGTTTCCTTTGTTAGCTAGTTGACGCAAGAGGGGCTCCCCGCCTCTTGCGGTGCGCGGCGGCGAGCCGCGACTTGTGGTGTTGGCAACCACCCCTCCACGAGGGTCGAGTTGGGCAGTGTTTGTGGGATTACCACCTCCTTCTTTGGATGCGATTGGATGCGTGCTGATGCGTTCTGACGCGTCTTGCCCGGCGGGCGTTGAGGACCCCGCGCGCCGACGGGCCAGGTCGCGCCCGGCGCTCGCGCCGGCGGCTTCAGGCAGGGTTCTTGGCGGTCAGCGCCTTGGCCGCAGGGGCGGCCAGGACCAGCATGACCACCGCCAGGGCGGCCAGGGCGATCGCAAACGGGGCGTCGGTGCGCCAATGGCCGGTCAGCATCAACATGGCGGGCACGCCACCGGTGATGATGCCCTCCACCGCCGCCACCCAACCGGTAGCCGGACCCCACGCGGACTTGCCGAGGCCCAGCAGCATAAAGAACATGAACCACAACGCCCCCCACATCAGCCACATGACCGCCGAGGTCAGGTTTCCGGTCTGGAAGAAGTCGTAGGCGGCGAAGCCGAGGGCCGCTGCGGTCACGAACAGAGAGAACCAGCCGAGCCCGCGCCCGTCCCAACCCATGACGTTGTTGATGCCGACCCACAGATAGGTGAAGCCGAACAGATACAGGCCGGCCGCGCCGGCGATCACGTCCGGGTCCCCGCCCGAGGAAACCACCAAGTAGGTGGGCGTGAACACCTGGACGGCGCCGGCGAAGAAGTTCAGGGGGGCGGCCCCCTTGGGTGAGATGTGTCCCAACAGCATGATGCCGTTGATGAACAAGATGGCACCCACGTAGAGAAGTCCAACACTTCCCATTTGCACAATTCCTTTCGTTTAGACCGGCGGCGCGGCGCCGTAGCGGAACCCGCCCGCCGTGGTGGAACGACCCCTTGCGATCTGGGCAGCGGCGCCTTCTGGGCGGCGGTGCCCGGATAGGCAACAATGCCTTGCCGGGAGCAGGTCCCTATTTAGTCCCGCATAAACAGCGGGCCAGTGCCGGATGGCCCCCCGGACGTCGACTGTATTTCCAGAAGATATCAGGTCGGTTCCGTTCCGTCTTCTCTTGTGACCGGTTCTGCTTGTAGCTACCCCTCTAGCCACACCGACCGGCGCCGGTGCCATCTTGGAACCGCCGCCTTATTTAGCCTGGTGTAAATAGTGAGGTTTTCCGGTCGTTACCAACGAAAGGCTAGTTGGAACGTTGATCGGCGTCAAGCGGGTTATCTTTGAGCCCCCATCAATAATATAACCAACAGTTATCGATTGGGGTTTCTTGGGCCTGGGCGGTGCTGGGAAGGCTTTGCCCCCGAATCGGTTGCCATATGAAAGCCCAGGTCACAGCGCTACCCGCACCGTCGCGTAATTCTACTCGCGCGCGCTCGGCCCCATGCCCGCGTGGTCGGCGAGGCGTGGGCGGTGATTGGCGAAAAGGTCGCCGGATTACCGCCGCCCGCCGACGGACAACCCCTCATAAACCCGGCGTTGTTTAGGGTTCCGAAAGCAAGGGCATGTTGCGCGGGCCGGAAACACCGTGTTATCTTGCTGGGCGGCATCACCTTTTCGCGTGGGGTCGCGAACATCGCACCACCACTCACTTCTCCGCGTGCCGTTGGCACACGCGCAGGGCGGCGCAAACCACCCTGCGAACAATGACAACCGTCCGCCTGCGGACGTTTCGGCACGCGCTTTAACCCACTGACTTGGAGTCTCCATGCACAACCGTTGGCTCGTGGGCGCGCTGCCCGCCGTAATGATCCACGTCTCAATTGGATCGGTCTATTCTTTTTCCACTCTCACAAAGCCGTTGATGGCGGAAATGGACGCCCCGGAGTCCACCATCAAATGGGCCTTCTCGATCGCCATTTTCTGCCTGGGCTGTTCTGCGGCGGGCTTGGGGAAGTTCGTGCAGGACTACGGGCCCAGGGTCTCGGCCAGGATCTCCGGGGTCTGCTTCGGCCTGGGAATGATCCTCACCGGCGTGGCCATCTTGAGCCACTCGGTCACCTGGCTGTTCCTGTGCTACGGCGTGTTGGGCGGGATTGGGTTGGGCACGGGCTACATCACCCCGGTGAAGACCCTGATCCGCTGGTTCCACGACCGGAAGGGCATGGCCACGGGCATGGCGGTCATGGGCTTCGGCTTCGGGTCGGTGATGGCCGGGCCGGTGTTCGCCTGGCTGATCGGACTGTTCTCGGAACACGACGCGGCCGGCGCCGTCACCGCCTACCACGTCGCCCCCGCGTTCCTCATCATGGGGACGGTGTACGGGGCGATCCTGATAACGGCATCGTTCATCATCCGGGTGCCGCCGCCGGAATGGGGCGAGGTGATAGACGACAACGGCGCGGCCGTTCCCCAACAGCGGCAATACAAGACCACAGAGGCGCTGCGCACGTGGCAGTTCTACGCGCTGTGGGTGATGCTGTTCGTGAACATCTCCTGCGGCATAGCGGTCATCTACACGGCGTCGCCAATGATGCAGGACACGGTGGGCGTGGACGCGCAAACCGCCGCGCTGCTCGCCGTGTCCGGGGTGGCGCTGTTCAACGGATTGGGACGGTTCGTGTGGGCGTCGTTGTCCGACAAAATGGGGCGCCCGTTCACATTTGCCGCCTTCTTCGTGGTGCAAGTCGTCGCCTTTGGCGCGCTCGGCGCGCTGTTGGCCGCCGGCCGGGCCGAGCAGGCGGTCTTCCTGGGGCTGATCTACCTCATCGCCACCTGTTACGGCGGCGGCTTCGGCACCATCCCGGCCTACCTGTCCGATCTTTTCGGCAACGCCAACGTGTCGGCCGTCCACGGCTGGGTGTTGACCGCCTGGGCGCTGGCCGGCGTGGTGGGGCCCACCATCTTGGTATGGGCGAAGGGCGGCGAGGAGACCTACCAGCGCGCGATGTTCTTCTACGCCGGCATGCTGGCCGTTGCCTTGGTTGTGTCCGTCGTCTTGTTGACCGCGTTGCGGCGATCGCGCGGCGGGTTCGACCCGTTGCACCGCGATTATCGAGGTCAGCGGGCCGGGGATCGAAGCGACTTCGAGAAGACCTCCTCGCCATAGAACGCCCCACTGGGTGTGGGAATCCTCCAAGTCCGGCCCGGCCAGGTCCTCCACGTCGGCGGCGACGGCGGCAGCGACGGCGGCAGCGACGGGAGCTGTGATGGTGCCCGGCGGGCGAGGTGTGTCCCGACCGTCCAGACGAAAGGGACCGTCCCCGTTGGGTGTGCGTTGGAAAGGGGATGGCGCCCCCTCCATGCGGAGGGGGCGCCATCCCCTTTTCCTTGTGGTTGATTCCTAGACGGTGCCCCAGCGGGGGGCCTGGGCTGGTTTACAGCGGGTCGCCGGCCTCCGCGCCCGCGCGGGTGCTGTT
This genomic stretch from Bifidobacteriaceae bacterium harbors:
- a CDS encoding DUF6020 family protein, whose product is MLETTASATRRGGWAERHGGRAWAVAIALAIATAYALAAFDRPQVLGRGGGGLGSAIWPALTALLVAAVGAIWYRRTVLSRPFVLTAGVLAALFTVWTVTGMSFKHHGVACHWSNCAVGSATDFTPAAVIGFFALYYAAVASAVRAADRFAAGGAQAGSLDGGQGPGGKAGAAGAAGPLSAGAAAPSAGRPMGTPSSRALAAIRLRRAAPRDRDSLGARLSRFVKRHPFGAAASGIGVLWLPYWVVFFPGTYAFDGFRQLNEFLGYLDRTTHHPYMATTLMGGLFSAGKVFGVNGALFVYTVVQGALACLVFALTCSTAFRVASASGRGRVPLAAWGAALAFFALVPVFPIGATVVYKDYPYTLSVLVLVNVLVRAAVSRRVDIAGAALFAVGAFGAAAFRNDGIVIVVACAACLVVLLRRQRVRIVVAAGTVVGALALANAVVFPALGVAKYSNAEMLSVPLQQTARYLKVHGDEVTPAQWAVLQSLLKDGKRAEDLAGAYNPTLSDPVKNRFKSFDSEALKRYGGVWLEMLARHPGTYAEATVGNTYGYFWPTTKANVPPIQYPDLIHFRTGYWDATKTQLTRPDAGLDPNYPAALGPAREAAVKGAKALATAPVLGLVLAPASYFWVLLTAAALLIRRRRRWRALTPFVPAALVFLVCLASPVNSNLRYAFPYVVTVPLLVVYTLWALGGPSPGRPLASE
- a CDS encoding aldehyde dehydrogenase family protein translates to MTDQTTTLHLAPDQLFIRGEWRAAANGSTYTVADPATGQPLAELASTTPADAVDALDAAAEAFPAWSNTTAEHRGRILTDALDAFIRRNGEVASLLARNAGIPPERAQTEVLAAAEAVRLAIAATARLSGRTGHPWGRGRRGRARLATRPGLGGPLGLAAPAEAAVPAPWPPALSSDSQIPTATFRVHWVPRPIGPTAIVLPNEEPLATAARKAAPALAAGCTVILKPAALTPLAVMAFANMLVEAGLPEGAFNVIPCVNAPSVIEPVLGDSRLRKLSYTGDLATARGLLPLAANGAPSISLELAGPAPFIVMEDADMDTAVDAAVSAATHFNGQAANCAHRVYVHRSQAAAFAEQLAARFGDLVVGDPSTTAAQVGPLLNAQLRDQALAQVNAAVKAGATVLTGGEAASGPGFFFQPTVLGELPGGPLPAVDDLTGPVSAIVPYDDLEDVLTWANASPYGTAAYVMSEGTRNAERIGARLSRGLVAVNTGLALPVDGRGALGEFMRIQRTVLPAY
- a CDS encoding AMP-binding protein, whose product is MAAGLGALGLVRDPFGLARFLFAALPRDGLTIAGALAGGAHAWGDRVALIDDRGPATYRELDGMAGGWANGIVRRGLVRRGGRVALACWDDREFLVAMAAATRVGAHLAVLDPRGDLADQLRPLEARGVDLLIHSPDLAGRWSPGSGASVSTATLREWERAGGREPPQAARPGVAFRAPAHGEGGLAARLASLGAEPPNRGTGEARVGRRRGGRLALLTSGTTGAPKAVNVADRAARALAGLALAGATGVRAGRPTLVWPPLCHGYGLAMAALCLISGSPMVLQSALAAELTSRGQDAAEKGGPCSARAGRPAPADASDLAGRNSLGRDSLGSGLAGPSLVGPGLVGPGLAGAGLVGPGIVGPGLAEPDSAAAARAARAQAKSQAALNAIRRYGISVVAAVPAQLGFLAAYLNTPGAPDAVGERVNVVVTGGDPMDAATAATIQRRWGRVLVNYYGSTETGTLTVAVGADLALDPTNVGRPCVGARVEVVGEDGKPLPVGQTGRVRAQSLLAAPDELRGGRTVTLNDLAWMDQSGNLHISGRVPPN
- a CDS encoding SDR family NAD(P)-dependent oxidoreductase — protein: MSPGVPARGTANRFAPALLGVPLGGGGPDRVQPWVVGRTVVVTGASRGIGREVAKRLAALGSHVIGVARSAEPLAELAAAAARHGRRLEPRTVDLREANAANALAEEIIEFFGPPQLVVSCAGHSIHRYLPEYAARFHDVDRLARINFLGPVALLLPFADQMARRGSGHIVDVSTAQVDVPTPGWSAYTASKAAFQAWLASAAPELRAAGVAVTSVHLPRVATAMSAPTAGRYSVPELTVAQAADAVCRAIARRPRLSRPWWAAAAAVAAHVAPRTADALWTAALKAGLRP
- a CDS encoding thioesterase family protein, whose translation is MTQVDLPIGAAVTLATLESRSHEVNAIRSGIKLYKSDAVADVQRSDQDDKGVTVAVRDRGTVLLTRIQFRKGGADLSRHWCQCGVGNRGDLLCKHIVAAVLGAQGGLVDSAVTLGLTAAATTTVNQTNTAKAARSGTLEVFATPMLIALMEEAACACLQDKLNPGQTSVGTAIQVAHKAPSPIGAVVTATATLELVLGNRLEFAVAAQDDARVIADGRHTRVIVDAADFMGKATRPPART